The Microplitis demolitor isolate Queensland-Clemson2020A chromosome 8, iyMicDemo2.1a, whole genome shotgun sequence genome has a segment encoding these proteins:
- the LOC103576760 gene encoding ribonucleases P/MRP protein subunit POP1: MDKPQFDEFLGGSVSLPRDVEINKLAAARANEIAAMTYAIENPQQTKLIFQRLPIHMRRRVMSHNAKRMPRRLREAHKMQMEKSGKPGIPKRPSRKYRRRPHNLLSEYKRRQRKCAWLETHIWHAKRFHMTEKWGYKIANFSNDKATRSSYRTVKGHCTIQDISYYSCIELKGPEEILMETLKVHCKYEKSFGANAYKNGDRQGSLTFYRTEGCPVGVINFMWRPDCVDDKIIWIWVHPALVKDVLDELVSSLNLVEVLSADSAKTKSYRNSTGCSLEFLTLNRFRLRGPMAPTIITDALRCPSFTFNQEESSNPETMEVDVAQPWQNFWYQEPGHRKSFIEQKDIFEKVKELNSPDQFPRHGILGLTVLDPRFYFPAKRTKVEYKSLTPTYDVINVDKSTAASPLWESSVREDVKKNFKSTEQINKLRSGNLVPGVENDSGFNEDIITKVPIILVQHPGTEAENKSIGFNSGIDIILPAGWALAFWLSFVYRCARPIGLREYRSAVFESMMLNQPEVNHPDTAEYKREAEEMQIKLKDKYFRYPPNRRVNFTKLSISSPFNCEWGILIKEWTDKENLQVLRDPKIINSLSQAFNSFNNRRNRKSPVSTSLNFNDSAILDKSCLVTVKVTVETKGKPNNFSIICLPTEEDLKKFNDDRKWGGPIEKKKTDKFEAQRKALRIKHKLLLKRERRKRILAKKALQTPIPLAYLGARKLEQKKIMDELYLQKCTSVRNSCDREVIGYVVQGGFSFSECSCFGWGYVVALPLLDLLKIKNNMVLVRNTQTRQYRCARLDIVNLYA; encoded by the exons atggatAAGCCGCAATTTGATGAATTTCTTGGTGGGTCGGTATCTCTGCCACGAgatgttgaaataaataaattagcagCAGCTCGTGCTAATGAAATAGCAGCTATGACATATGCGATAG aaaatcccCAGCAgacgaaattaattttccaacgTCTTCCAATCCATATGAGAAGACGTGTCATGTCTCATAATGCCAAACGTATGCCTAGAAGACTTAGAGAAGCTCATAAGATGCAGATGGAGAAATCAGGAAAACCTGGAATACCTAAAAGACCTTCCAGGAAGTACCGACGACGACCTCATAACCTGCTGTCCGAGTACAAGAGGAGGCAGCGTAAGTGTGCGTGGTTGGAGACACACATTTGGCATGCAAAGAGATTCCATATGACAGAAAAATGGGGATACAAGATcgctaatttttctaatgaCAAAGCAACTAGGTCTAGTTATCGGACAGTAAAAGGACACTGTACTATTCAAGATATTTCTTACTATAGTTGCATTGAATTGAAGGGACCGGAAGAGATATTGATGGAGACTCTGAAGGTTCAttgtaaatatgaaaaatcttTTGGAGCTAATGCTTATAAAAACGGAGATAGACAGGGATCGCTGACTTTTTATAGAACAGAAGGATGTCCTGTgggtgtaattaattttatgtggAGACCAGATTGtgttgatgataaaataatatggaTTTGGGTTCACCCCGCGCTGGTTAAAGATGTTCTAGATGAACTTGTGTCAAGTTTAAATCTAGTGGAAGTGCTATCAGCAGACTCAGCAAAAACTAAATCATATAGAAACTCAACAGGTTGCAGTTTAGAATTTCTGACTCTCAATAGATTTCGATTGAGGGGACCAATGGCGCCTACTATTATAACTGATGCTTTGCGCTGTCCTTCATTTACATTTAATCAGGAAGAATCAAGTAATCCAGAGACAATGGAGGTAGATGTTGCACAGCCGTGGCAAAATTTTTGGTATCAAGAGCCTGGTCATAGGAAATCGTTCATTGAacaaaaagatatttttgaaaaagtaaaagaattaaattcacCGGATCAATTTCCCCGGCATGGTATCCTCGGACTTACGGTACTAGATCCAAGGTTTTATTTTCCTGCTAAACGAACTAAAGTCGAGTATAAATCACTGACTCCAACTTATGATGTCATCAATGTTGATAAGTCCACAGCAGCCAGCCCACTTTGGGAGTCATCAGTACGAGaggatgttaaaaaaaattttaaatctactgagcaaattaataaactaagaAGTGGGAATCTAGTACCTGGGGTTGAAAATGATTCCGGTTTTAATGAAGATATTATCACCAAGGTTCCTATTATACTAGTACAGCATCCTGGAACAGAagctgaaaataaaagtattg GGTTCAATTCCGGTATCGACATTATTCTGCCTGCTGGTTGGGCACTTGCGTTTTGGCTGAGTTTTGTCTACAGATGTGCTCGACCTATTGGTCTCAGAGAGTATCGGTCTGCTGTTTTCGAAAGCATGATGCTCAATCAACCAGAAGTGAATCATCCTGACACTGCTGAATATAAACGAGAAGCTGAGGAAATGCAGATTAAactaaaagataaatatttccgGTATCCTCCTAACAGAAGagttaattttacaaaactttCCATCTCCAGTCCTTTTAACTGCGAATGGGGAATACTCATAAAAGAATGGACTGATAAAGAGAATCTTCAAGTGCTACGAGatcctaaaataataaattcgttATCTCAAgcatttaatagttttaataatagaAGGAATCGTAAATCTCCTGTATCtacatctttaaattttaatgactccGCGATTCTTGATAAATCATGTCTAGTAACAGTCAAAGTTACGGTTGAGACCAAGGGAaagccaaataatttttctatcatttGCTTACCTACCgaagaagatttaaaaaaatttaatgatgacAGAAAATGGGGTGGGccgattgaaaaaaagaagacCGACAAATTTGAAGCGCAGAGAAAAGCCTTAAGAATAAAAcacaaacttttattaaaacgcGAAAGAAGAAAACGAATCCTGGCTAAAAAAGCATTGCAAACTCCCATTCCTCTGGCTTACTTGGGAGCAAGAAAGCTTGAGCAAAAAAAGATTATGGACGAgctttatttacaaaaatgtaCCTCAGTTAGAAACTCATGTGATAGAGAAGTAATTGGTTACGTTGTCCAAGGAGGGTTTTCATTTTCTGAGTGCAGTTGTTTCGGCTGGGGATATGTTGTAGCTCTTCCTTTACTAGATTTgctgaaaatcaaaaataatatggtCCTTGTTCGAAATACACAAACAAGACAATACCGATGTGCCAGATTAGATATCGTTAATTTGtatgcataa
- the LOC103576762 gene encoding cAMP-dependent protein kinase type II regulatory subunit: MSCQRNTGRITVPEDLRNILLEFTISYLLEQPGDIIDYAVEFFTRLRDNRQTMLIQSNATCSSTPDESVEEEPPVGRFAIRRKSVFAETYDPEEDEEDEGAKMVYPKSDEQRQRLSESVRNILLFRALDKEQMADVLDAMFEKNVEPGDYIIRQGDDGDNFYVIERGKFEVYVKDPSGQDMLIHTYDNGGAFGELALLYNMPRAATIKAITKGTLWAMDRQTFRRILLKSAYKKRKMYENLINKVPMLKSLEAYERMNLADALAPKHFSDGQQIIRQGDMADGMYFVEDGVVRITIIGENGREVEINRVPAGGYLGELALVTHKPRAASAYAVGNVKLAFLDVEAFERLLGPCMELMKRNIDDYEDQLIKIFGSKTDISDIR; encoded by the exons ATGAGTTGCCAAAGAAACACTGGCAGGATCACGGTGCCCGAAGACCTCAGGAATATACTACTTGAGTTTACGATCAGTTATCTCCTCGAGCAACCTGGCGACATAATTGATTATgctgttgaattttttactcgTTTACGTGACAATCGACAAACAATGTTGATCCAATCTAATGCTACGTGTTCATCAACACCCGACGAATCCGTCGAGGAAG AGCCACCGGTTGGCAGATTCGCTATCAGAAGAAAAAGCGTTTTCGCTGAGACTTATGATCCAGAGGAAGATGAGGAAGACGAGGGTGCCAAG atGGTGTATCCAAAAAGCGACGAGCAGCGGCAGAGGCTGAGCGAGAGCGTCAGAAATATTCTTCTATTCCGCGCTCTTGATAAG GAACAAATGGCAGATGTGCTGGATGCGATGTTCGAAAAGAACGTCGAACCGGGAGATTATATCATACGTCAGGGCGATGATGGTGATAATTTTTACGTCATTGAAAG aggCAAATTTGAGGTATACGTTAAAGATCCATCAGGCCAGGACATGTTGATCCACACGTACGATAATGGCGGAGCATTCGGTGAATTGGCGCTTCTTTATAATATGCCACGTGCAGCAACTATCAAAGCCATCACTAAAGGAACTTTGTGGGCCATGGATAGACAAACATTCCGACGTATTTTGTTGAAGTCCGCTTACAAGAAACGCAAAATGTACGAGAATCTTATCAACAAAGTCCCGATGCTTAAATCGCTTGAG gctTACGAACGAATGAATCTCGCTGACGCACTAGCTCCTAAACATTTTTCCGACGGCCAGCAGATTATCCGTCAAGGGGACATGGCTGACGGGATGTACTTTGTTGAGGATGGAGTCGTCAGGATCACGATTATCGGGGAAAACGGTCGTGAGGTGGAG ATCAATCGTGTACCCGCTGGTGGTTATCTAGGTGAATTGGCTCTAGTCACACACAAGCCCCGCGCTGCCTCAGCATACGCAGTTGGAAATGTCAAGCTTGCCT ttctgGATGTCGAGGCTTTCGAGCGGCTACTTGGCCCTTGTATGGAGTTGATGAAGCGTAATATCGACGACTATGaagatcaattaattaaaatattcggAAGTAAAACTGACATTTCTGACATCCGATGA
- the LOC103576761 gene encoding acyl-protein thioesterase 1 has protein sequence MTTPVVIAATSRHTATLIFFHGLGDTGHGWASSMGAIKASHMKVICPTAPTMPVTLNGGFRMPSWFDLRSLDANGPEDEEGIRRAADMVHGMIAEEVAAGIPTKRIVLGGFSQGGALALYSALTFPEPLAGVMALSAWLPLHQKFPASAVGNKNIPVLQCHGDCDPIVPYKWGQMTASLLKQFMTQVEFKTYRGMMHSSCDEEMQDMKSFIEKVVKP, from the exons atgacaaccCCAGTAGTAATTGCTGCTACTAGTCGTCACACTGCAACg ttaattttttttcatggccTTGGTGATACTGG GCATGGATGGGCCAGTTCCATGGGTGCTATCAAAGCATCGCATATGAAAGTAATCTGTCCAACTGC TCCTACAATGCCAGTTACACTTAACGGAGGCTTTAGAATGCCGTCTTg GTTTGATTTGCGTTCTCTGGATGCTAATGGACCAGAAGATGAGGAAGGTATCCGCAGAGCCGCGGACATGGTTCACGGAATGATTGCTGAAGAAGTTGCTGCTGGTATTCCAACAAAACGTATTGTTCTTGGTGGTTTTAGTCAAGGTGGAGCTTTGGCACTTTATAGTGCTCTCACTTTTCCTGAACCTCTGGCTGGTGTTATGGCACTGTCTGCTTGGCTTCCTTTACATCAAAAGTTTCCTGCA AGTGCTgtgggaaataaaaatataccagTATTACAATGTCATGGTGATTGTGATCCAATTGTTCCTTACAAATGGGGACAAATGACAGCGTCGCTTCTTAAACAATTTATGACGCAAGTGGAATTCAAAACATATCGAGGAATGATGCATTCATCTTGTGATGAG gaAATGCAAGACATGAAATCTTTCATTGAAAAAGTTGTGAAGCcgtaa
- the LOC103576759 gene encoding transcription elongation factor S-II, whose translation MNAEDEILRIQKKLTKMLNPEGTGQEQALELLKVLQRLPVDLELLTKTRIGMTVNSLRKSSRDDEVITLSKTLIKNWKKFLSGPNKDGKDSSSSSNSKEKEERSDKNKDDYDSKKDKDHTDGNDIKSKDERSSSKDSHKKQASFPSTTTTDAVRLKCRELLASALSVDNLSMEACGTPQELAEELEEAIFVEFKNTDNRYKNRVRSRVANLRDAKNPTLKTNFLVGAITPARLAAMTAEEMASDEIKQLRDRFKKEAINDAQLATVQGTKTDLLKCGKCKQRNCTYNQVQTRSADEPMTTFVLCNNCGNRWKFC comes from the exons ATGAATGCTGAGGACGAGATACTGAGAATCCAGAAGAAGCTCACCAAAATGTTAAATCCTGAGGGGACg gGTCAAGAGCAGGCGCTGGAGCTGCTCAAAGTTCTTCAAAGACTTCCTGTTGACTTGGAACTTCTTACTAAAACCAGAATTGGAATGACTGTTAATTCATTACGAAAATCTAGCCGAGATGATGAAGTAATAACCTTATCAAAAACACTGattaaaaattggaaaaaattcttgtcag gTCCAAATAAAGATGGGAAAGATTCGAGTTCATCGAGCAACTCCAAGGAAAAGGAAGAACGTTCAGACAAAAATAAAGACGACTATGATTCGAAGAAAGACAAAGATCATACGGATGGCAATGACATTAAAAGTAAGGATGAGAGATCATCAAGTAAGGACTCACATAAAAAACAGGCATCGTTCCCTTCGACAACAACAACAGACGCTGTGAGGCTCAAGTGCCGTGAGCTCTTAGCTTCAGCTCTCAGTgttgataatttatcaatgGAAGCCTGTGGAACTCCTCAAGAACTTGCTGAGGAATTAGAAGAAGCTATTTTTGTTGAATTCAAAAACACTGACAACAGATACAAAAATAGA gtACGTAGTCGAGTAGCTAATTTACGTGACGCCAAGAATCCGacattaaaaactaattttcttGTTGGCGCCATAACACCGGCGCGTCTTGCCGCAATGACTGCCGAAGAAATGGCAAGTGATGAAATAAAACAGTTGAGAGATAGATTCAAAAAGGAAGCTATCAATGATGCACAACTTGCTACTGTACAAGGTACTAAGACAGATCTGCTAAAATGCGGTAAATGTAAACAGCGTAATTGTACTTACAATCAAGTTCAAACACGATCGGCTGATGAACCGATGACCACGTTCGTGCTGTGTAATAATTGTGGTAATCGATGGAagttctgttaa
- the LOC103576763 gene encoding transcription elongation factor, mitochondrial: MWSTITRTLRTAIEPTHLSKFEFHKSACRLVESVVLRESISIKKSKGFSEDEESLIVATINKCTETDFNKYDIKKSELKRLMAYKEKHGKFKTFNDILVIQDVPSLVRLCRSILDGGKRKVIIKSTGPSKCTTMPAIDKITKQSINTIVGIRIWGNMISWAVLDDKKLIQWECQTYESPPKSNLVPLINMIISIIDRIPNADAYVMEAEPYAMISKLKAGAYQYHVQRQQVIATVVSILGMRRLLNASNDSTATDNGKINNFYTLAPLSSAKRFNLIVANDIMSSESLIQDILEGNVHSKSSDFPQITVNANVIIGYKSYDYKYREQLHSALLITFAFADIIYDDAETQAKQD, translated from the exons atgtGGTCAACAATCACAAGGACACTGAGAACTGCAATCGAaccg actcATTTGTCAAAATTTGAGTTCCACAAATCAGCATGTAGACTCGTAGAGTCTGTGGTCCTGAGGGAGAGCATAAGCATTAAGAAATCCAAAGGTTTCAGTGAAGATGAGGAATCATTGATTGTCGCAACGATAAATAAGTGCACAGAGACAGATTTTAATAagtatgatattaaaaaatctgaattaAAAAGACTTATGGCCTACAAAGAGAAGCATGGAAAATTTAAGACGTTCAATGACATACTTGTCATCCAAGATGTGCCTTCGTTGGTGAGATTATGCAGGTCAATATTGGACGGTGGTAAAAGAAAagtgataattaaatcaacTGGACCTTCTAAATGCACGACTATGCCCGcaatagataaaattactaaacaa AGTATCAACACCATCGTGGGAATACGAATCTGGGGAAACATGATAAGTTGGGCAGTactagatgataaaaaattgattcagTGGGAATGCCAGACATATGAAAGTCCACCGAAGTCAAATTTGGTTCCTTTGATTAATATGATTATTAGTATAATAGATAGAATACCAAATGCAGATGCTTATGTCATGGAAGCTGAACCCTATGCAATGATAAGCAAATTAAAAGCTGGTGCTTATCAGTATCATGTGCAGCGCCAGCAAGTCATTGCAACCGTTGTCAGCATCTTGGGCATGCGGCGACTATTGAATGCCAGCAATGACAGCACTGCTACTGAtaacggaaaaataaataatttttacacgcTAGCACCTCTGTCTTCAGCCAAACGGTTCAACTTGATTGTCGCTAACGACATAATGTCCTCGGAATCTCTTATCCAAGATATTTTGGAAGGCAACGTGCATAGTAAAAGTTCGGACTTTCCTCAAATTACAGTCAATGCAAATGTGATAATTGGTTACAAATCGTACGACTACAAGTATAGGGAGCAGCTTCATTCAGCTTTGCTGATTACTTTTGCTTTTGCTGACATAATTTACGACGATGCTGAGACCCAAGCCAAACAAGATTAA